The proteins below are encoded in one region of Xenopus laevis strain J_2021 chromosome 8L, Xenopus_laevis_v10.1, whole genome shotgun sequence:
- the phyhdlb.L gene encoding uncharacterized protein LOC734609, with product MKAETKQLKALYEAKGFLTAIDVLGKEELHQACKEHAKLENTFGKEYTQYNLHNIHMQYEWVMNLAAHPKLLDTITAVLGPNVILLDSRFICKYPSSDVPHKDSTAPYVAWHQDMTYWGFEGGPVASVWLAFDDVDAENGVLQVIPGSHKQGILEHRVAEIPGNLLTTNQEIPRHLVQVEDLVECPLKAGQMSVHDGLTVHASEANMSERRRCGFVIRYVPTTAYPVKDPERPRTFPATVLVAGTDEFNQFEDHAPNFFIKTH from the exons ATGAAGGCAGAAACCAAACAGCTAAAGGCTCTTTATGAAGCCAAAGGCTTCCTGACAGCTATTGATGTTCTGGGGAAGGAAGAGCTCCATCAGGCCTGCAAGGAACATGCAAAACTGGAGAACACATTTG GCAAGGAATACACACAGTACAACCTGCACAACATCCACATGCAATATGAGTGGGTGATGAATCTGGCTGCTCATCCCAAACTACTGGACACCATCACTGCTGTGTTAGGACCCAACGTTATTCTTCTGGACTCCAGGTTTATCTGTAAATACCCTTCCTCTGACGTCCCCCACAAAGACAGCACTGCTCCATACGTTGCTTGGCATCAGGACATGAC GTATTGGGGATTCGAAGGAGGACCTGTGGCTTCTGTGTGGCTGGCATTTGATGATGTGGATGCAGAAAATGGAGTCCTGCAAGTTATTCCAG GAAGCCACAAACAAGGCATTTTGGAACATAGAGTGGCAGAAATCCCAGGAAACTTGCTGACTACAAACCAGGAAATACCCAGACACTTGGTGCAGGTGGAGGATTTGGTTGAGTGTCCCCTCAAAGCCGGACAGATGTCT GTCCATGATGGATTGACAGTTCATGCCAGTGAAGCCAACATGTCTGAGAGAAGAAGATGTGGGTTTGTCATTCGCTATGTGCCCACAACTGCATATCCTGTCAAG GATCCTGAACGTCCCAGAACATTCCCTGCAACTGTCCTTGTGGCTGGAACCGACGAGTTCAATCAGTTTGAAGATCACGCACCTAACTTTTTCATCAAGACTCATTAA